The following are from one region of the Quercus robur chromosome 1, dhQueRobu3.1, whole genome shotgun sequence genome:
- the LOC126727895 gene encoding protein OCTOPUS, translating into MTSHSHSQPRCIRVSRCHRHPSKPITGFCASCLRERLASIDSATRHEIPIPTASSSSAALRRTKSYSASSSAAVSDPPRRKSCDVRSRNTLSDLFSIHDHDHDHDAVPGGFEVEELGFQLREEDENEEQQEEDEDEEEEEEEEEEIRVSEAPNVQEDENVELKTMKEFIDLEWQTKKRNGGMDFRHIVWEAASVFTKKLSKWRRKQSKKNTKNDCDTVDADINRRARPWRETQSEIGDYGFGRRSCDMDPRFSVDAAAARYSFDEPRASWDGYVIGAKAFPNPNPRQLSPLVSVVEDVNQSRLSLDLTSPPPPGGSAQTKDYYSEMSRTTRRRSFDRSNSLCNKEVDDLKLISNAKVSPATTELFYGAKLLIADQNLRDTNGSESVHSGSKDSVVSQSGFNKLGKWNKVRNIFNFKPHRRRNDRNCENGNEEKCVGGNVVDRSSFGESWQKLRRVANGEANGNGSVSQKLIRSYSVSCRNPCKVAGLFNHAETKANGVKRREEVILQHSRSARYSPNNLDHNGLLRFYLTPLRSYRRSKSGKSKLRSSSSIARTVL; encoded by the coding sequence ATGACATCCCATTCCCATTCCCAACCTCGATGTATCCGCGTTTCCAGGTGTCACCGCCACCCCTCCAAACCCATCACCGGCTTCTGTGCCTCGTGCCTCCGCGAGCGCCTCGCTTCCATCGACTCCGCCACTCGCCACGAGATCCCCATCCCAACCgcctcctcctcctccgccgCCCTCCGCCGCACCAAATCTTACTCCGCCTCCTCCTCCGCCGCCGTCTCCGACCCTCCCCGCCGTAAATCCTGCGACGTCAGGTCTCGCAACACTCTCTCCGACCTCTTCAGTATCCACGACCACGACCACGACCACGACGCGGTTCCGGGAGGCTTTGAGGTCGAGGAATTAGGGTTTCAGCTGAGGGAAGAGGACGAAAATGAAGAACAgcaagaagaagatgaagatgaagaagaagaagaagaagaagaagaagaaattagggtttctgAAGCTCCGAATGTTCAAGAAGACGAGAATGTGGAGTTGAAGACGATGAAAGAGTTCATAGATCTCGAATGGCAGACCAAGAAGCGCAATGGAGGAATGGACTTCAGGCACATTGTCTGGGAAGCAGCTTCAGTATTCACCAAGAAATTGAGCAAATGGCGCCGAAAGCAGAGCAAGAAGAACACTAAGAACGACTGCGACACCGTCGATGCCGATATCAACCGCCGCGCGCGGCCGTGGAGGGAGACGCAATCGGAGATAGGGGACTATGGTTTTGGGAGGAGATCTTGTGACATGGACCCAAGGTTTTCCGTCGATGCCGCGGCGGCACGGTACTCGTTCGACGAGCCTAGAGCTTCCTGGGATGGCTATGTGATCGGAGCAAAGGCATTTCCGAATCCAAATCCGAGGCAGCTTTCGCCTCTGGTTTCGGTTGTCGAGGATGTTAATCAGAGTCGATTATCGTTGGATTTAACGAGTCCTCCTCCTCCTGGAGGTTCAGCTCAGACAAAAGATTACTATTCGGAAATGTCTAGGACTACGAGGAGGAGGAGCTTTGATCGCTCCAATTCGCTTTGTAATAAAGAAGTAGATGACTTGAAATTGATATCCAACGCTAAGGTTTCGCCTGCCACCACAGAGTTATTCTATGGGGCTAAGTTGCTGATTGCAGACCAGAATTTAAGGGACACCAATGGTTCTGAGAGTGTCCATTCGGGTTCCAAGGACTCTGTTGTTAGTCAGAGCGGTTTCAACAAGTTGGGCAAGTGGAATAAGGTGCggaatattttcaatttcaagcCGCATAGGCGGCGAAATGATAGGAATTGTGAGAATGGGAATGAAGAAAAGTGTGTTGGAGGAAATGTGGTTGATCGTTCCTCCTTTGGTGAGTCTTGGCAGAAACTTAGGAGGGTAGCCAATGGAGAAGCAAATGGAAATGGGTCTGTGAGCCAAAAGCTTATCCGGAGCTATAGTGTTAGCTGTAGAAACCCGTGCAAGGTGGCTGGATTGTTCAATCATGCTGAGACCAAAGCCAATGGTgtcaagagaagagaagaggtCATACTGCAACACAGCCGGAGCGCGAGATATTCGCCAAACAACCTTGATCATAATGGCCTGTTGAGGTTCTATTTGACACCGTTAAGAAGCTACCGCAGAAGTAAATCGGGAAAGAGTAAGCTAAGGAGCTCGAGTTCTATAGCCAGGACTGTCTTGTGA